The Danio rerio strain Tuebingen ecotype United States chromosome 1, GRCz12tu, whole genome shotgun sequence genome includes a region encoding these proteins:
- the tuba8l2 gene encoding tubulin, alpha 8 like 2 (The RefSeq protein has 1 substitution compared to this genomic sequence) codes for MRECISVHVGQAGVQMGNTCWELYCLEHGIQPDGQMPSHKPVGGHDDSFTTFFSETGAGKYVPRAIFVDLEPTVIDEVRTGTYRQLFHPEQLISGKEDAANNYARGHYTIGKEIIDSVLDRIRKLADQCTGLQGFLVFHSFGGGTGSGFTSLLMERLSVDFGKKSKLEFAIYPAPQVSTAVVEPYNSILTTHTTLEHSDCAFMVDNEAIYDICRRNLDIERPSYTNLNRLISQIVSSITASLRFDGALNVDLTEFQTNLVPYPRIHFPLATYAPVISAEKAYHEQLSVAEITNSCFEPSNQMVKCDPRHGKYMACCLLYRGDVVPKDVNVAIAAIKTKRSIQFVDWCPTGFKVGINYQPPTVVPGGDLAKVQRAVCMLSNTTAIAEAWARLDHKFDLMYAKRAFVHWYVGEGMEEGEFSEAREDMAALEKDYEEVGIDSFEEDEEGEEF; via the exons ATG CGTGAGTGTATCTCTGTGCATGTGGGGCAGGCTGGCGTCCAGATGGGCAACACCTGCTGGGAGCTCTACTGTCTGGAGCACGGCATCCAGCCGGACGGGCAGATGCCCAGCCAAAAACCAGTGGGAGGACATGACGACTCCTTCACCACCTTCTTCAGTGAGACAGGAGCTGGCAAATATGTACCCCGGGCAATATTTGTAGACCTGGAGCCGACAGTCATTG ATGAGGTCCGCACAGGCACTTACCGCCAGCTGTTTCACCCCGAGCAGCTCATCTCAGGAAAGGAGGATGCAGCAAATAACTACGCCCGCGGGCACTACACCATCGGCAAGGAGATCATTGACTCTGTGCTCGACCGCATTCGCAAACTG GCTGACCAATGCACAGGACTGCAAGGTTTCCTGGTCTTCCACAGTTTCGGTGGAGGCACGGGCTCAGGTTTCACCTCTCTTCTGATGGAGCGTCTCTCGGTCGACTTCGGGAAGAAGTCCAAGCTTGAGTTTGCCATTTACCCAGCTCCACAGGTGTCTACGGCTGTGGTGGAGCCGTACAACTCCATCCTGACCACCCACACCACCCTGGAGCACTCCGACTGCGCCTTCATGGTGGACAACGAGGCCATCTATGACATCTGCAGGAGAAACCTGGATATCGAGCGCCCGTCCTACACCAACCTCAACCGGCTCATCAGTCAGATCGTGTCCTCCATCACCGCCTCTCTGCGCTTCGATGGCGCTTTAAACGTCGACCTGACGGAGTTCCAGACCAATTTAGTGCCCTACCCTCGCATCCACTTCCCTCTGGCCACATACGCTCCAGTGATCTCTGCTGAGAAAGCCTACCACGAGCAGCTCTCAGTGGCGGAGATCACCAACTCCTGCTTCGAGCCCAGCAACCAGATGGTGAAGTGCGACCCACGGCATGGGAAATACATGGCTTGCTGTTTGCTCTACAGGGGAGACGTGGTGCCGAAAGACGTCAACGTGGCCATCGCCGCCATCAAGACCAAGAGAAGCATCCAGTTCGTGGACTGGTGTCCCACTGGATTCAAAGTGGGCATCAATTATCAGCCCCCGACTGTGGTTCCCGGTGGAGATCTGGCTAAGGTGCAAAGAGCCGTTTGCATGCTGAGCAACACCACTGCCATCGCTGAAGCTTGGGCTCGTCTGGACCACAAATTCGACCTGATGTACGCCAAGAGAGCCTTCGTGCACTGGTACGTGGGCGAGGGGATGGAGGAAGGCGAATTCTCTGAGGCTCGAGAAGATATGGCAGCTCTGGAGAAGGACTACGAAGAAGTGGGCATTGATTCGTTTGAGGAAGACGAGGAGGGGGAAGAGTTctaa